A region of the Campylobacter cuniculorum DSM 23162 = LMG 24588 genome:
TTTGATATTCTAATCTGTCATCAAATTTAAAATGCAAATAGGGGCTTTTATACCAGCCTTGCTCACTCATACAATAATTTTGCAAAATTTTTGTTGCTTTTTTTAAATGTGTGAGAATTTGTTCTTGTTCTTTTGCATCGAAGGACATTTTATCGATATACACAAAGGCATCATAGCGTCCCTTTCTGCACTCAACATCTACAACGCAAAGATTTTTTAAAAGCTCATCATCTAAATGAGCCAAAGCTCGGGGAATGAGTTCTCTTAACACACTTTCGGTGCGAAGTTTTTTAAGTTCGCTTGGATTCATCTTTAAACCTTGTTTTTAAGATATAACTTTAACAAAAAATTCTTTAATTTTATTTGATATAAATTTGTTTTTTTTTTTTTTGATATAATGCTTAGAAATTTTTCATAAAGGATGATAGAATGAAAGCAACGGATAGGATAAAAAACACTCTGTCTTATAAACTTGGTTCGTGTGTGATAAAATTTGTCAAACAACCACTTTTAGGGGGGGGGTTATCACAATTCACAAATAAAAAATTTTAAATTCCTTTTAAGATGTTTATTTGTTCCTATTTTAATCTTTAAATTTTTAGGTATCATAAAATCTCACAATAAAAAAATAAAAGCTTACAAACAAATTGTTGCAATATTCCCCGAATTCAAAAGAGCAAATCTTGAAAGTTTAGGAGACTATAAAGAAGCTTTGCTTTGTAAAAAACATTTATCTTTTTTACTTGGAAATGCTTTTATCAAAGCTCATAAACAAATTTTCACAGGGGGTTATTTTAGGCTTTATTCTTTTATCAATGAAGCAAGAAAAGAATACAATGAATTTTCAAATCTTAAACTCAAGCTTAGAGCTTTTGAAAATCCCATAATAATTGAAAATTTTAGTCTTCATACCTTAAAATTTATCTTTGAAAATTTAGAAAAAATCAATCAATGGCTTGATTCTGATTTATTTGAAAAAGAATTCTCTCATTTTCAAAGAAAACCTTTAATCAATCCTCATCAATGTGATTATAAAAACATTCCGGCTCTATGTGCTTGGGAATTAAACCTGCCTTTGCCACCGCTTTATGATTTGATTTTGATTTCAGGGAGTCGAAGTGGGCATAATGCCATTTTAAATTTTTTTGAACAATGTGAAGCAAAAAGAGCAAAGGATCACTTGCCTATAGATTTAAAAATCATTTACACTCATTTTTATGATTTTTTACTCGATTCTAATCATACAAATTTTTTCAAAATTCTTCCATTTATACAATATGCAGGTTCAAAATATTCCATTAAAGAATATAAAAGTTATTGTGAATTTTTTATCCACAAAAGTCCTTGCTTGGTGCAAGTAAGAGACCCTTTTATAAAGCTTTTGCTTGCTAATAACCGCTGGAATAAACCTAATGCTGTCTATCGCTTTACTTTAAAAGATGATTTAAATGCTATTTTAGATAGAATTTATTATGCATGGAGTGGGCAAAATAGTCTTGAAAACGCTTTAAACTATCTTTGTTCTTTAGAATTTTTAAGACAAGCTTCTGCGATTAAGGGTTTAAATTGCATCAGTGATATTCATTTTGTTGATACAGACAATGAACTTATGCCAAATAACGCCTTTGAAACTATGAAAAAACTTGCTTTAAAATATAAGCTTAATCCACCAAAAGATAGGGATTTTTTTGAAGGATTGATAGAAGAAAATCTTTTTGCTTTACTTCCTCTTACTCTAAGTCTTAATTATCAAGATGTTTTAACCTATCTTAATAAAGAGGATTTACAAGCTCTTCCAAAATACAGAAACAGCTGGGATAAAACAAAATTTAAAGTGGATCTTCTCATCACTGCTTATCAATTTATGAAACTTAGTAAAAATCAAAGGGATTATATCGATATCAGTGAGCAAATTTTAGGACAAAAGAATTGGTTGTATGAAGGAAGTGATATAAGAATTTATGCAAACAAAAATGAATATAAATGTTATTTTGATGAGCTTTTATGCGAAGCAGCAAAAAAATATTTCAAATATTTTCAAAAAGAATTGATGAAAAGAAATGAAATAGAAAAGGCAAAAAGATTTAGCATAGAGGATATTTTAGAATATTTAAATCAAAATTCTATTTTAAAATTTAAGTTAAAAACCATCTTAGACCAAGAATTAGAAAGCATTAAAAAAATGCGTCCGGATATAGTGGATACTTGGATTTATTATAAAAAATTTGAGAAAAGCTTTAATAGGGAGTGATGATGAAAAGATGTTTAGCTGTGGGAGTTTTTGACCTTTTTCATTACGGGCATTTGAGATTGTTTAAGCAAATCAAACAGAAAGAAAAAAATTCTAAGCTTATTGTAGCCATACAAAAGGACGCATTTGTTTTTAAATACAAACCTCAAATCAAGCTTTTTTATAATGAAAATCAACGCAAAGAAATTTTAAATTCTATAAAAGAGATTGATGAGTTAATCTTTTATACAGAAGTCAATCAAATCGTTAAAGAAGTGGAATTTGATATTTTTTGCGTGGGAGAAGACCAAATTCATAAGGGATTTGAGGAGGCTATTTTGTATTGTAAAAGTAAAAATAAAAAAATTTTAAGAATCAAAAGAACACCGCATATTAGCTCTAGTGATATTAGAGAATATTTAAATCATCAAAAATACAATTCTAATGAAATTTGGGGCTAAATCACAAGAAAGGAAAAATATGGATAATCAAAAAGCGTTAGAGTATTGGAAAAATCTCTCCAAAACTCCGGATTTAACTCAAGAGAGTGTTAAGGTTAATAAAATCAACAACCACTACAAAGAAGATGCAAATTTCATCCTGCGTTTTACGGATAAAAATACAGATATTTTGGACCTTGGAGCAGGGAGCGGAGGGGCTTTAAATTTGTATTATAATAAAATCAATTTTGTTTTAGCAGTAGAAAAATTCAAAGAATTTTCAAATCTCATTGTCCGTGCGGATAATGTTGCAATCATCAATGCAGATATAAAAGATTTTGATACGAATAAAAAATTTGATCTTGTATTGCTTTTTGGTGTGATGCAATTTTTCAATGAGCAAGAAAGCAAACAAATTTATACAAAATGTAAGAAATTCTTACAAAAAGAGGGGGGGGGGAATCCAAATTACTGATTAAACAGCAATTTGGACTTAAAGAAGATGTTTTTGTTGAGTATTCAAATGAACTCAAGCAAAAATATTTTTCTACTTATAGACATATAGATAAAGAGATAGAACTTCTTAAAAATGCCGGATTTAAAACAATTTCAACATTTGACATTTACGATAAAAAAGCAAATCGTTGGGAAAATACGCATTTTTATGCTCTAGTTTGTGAATAAAAAGCGAGTCAATTTTTCTTATTTTTTATCTCAAATGCAAACTTGAACGAGCTTAAATTCTTAAGTGCAATTTTAACAATGAAATAAAATTGCACTTTTTAAAATATTAAGACTCCAAACTCAATATTAAAGCTCTGCACTTTTTTCAATCTCTTTGTAACTTTCTATATAATCTCCCACACGCATATCCTCACAACCCTCAATACCAACTCCGCATTCATAACCCTTAGCAACCTCTCTGACATCATCTTTAAAACGTTTGAGTGAGCTTACATTGCCTTCAAAAATAACAACTCCCTCACGAATGAGTCGAATTTTAGCTCCGCGATTAATCACGCCCTCGCTGACTATACATCCAGCAATTTGCCCTATTTTCGGCACTGATATAATTTGCCTAATTTCAGCTTGTCCTAATTGCTCTTCAGAAACAATAGGACTCATCATACCACTAAGCAAGGCTTTCACATCATCAATGAGATTATAAATCACATTATAAGTCTTAATCTCCACGCCTTTATCTCTTGCTTTTTCTTTAATCTCTCCAGTTGGACGTATATTAAAACCCAGAACTATGGAATTTTCACTTGCACTTGCAAGCTCAATATCGCTTTGAGTGATTCCACCCACTCCGCTGTGAATGATATTGACTTTAATCTCATCATTCCTAAGTTTTTCTAAACTTGCTTTTAAGGCCTCTAAAGAACCTTGCACATCGGCTTTAAGTATTATAGGAAGGGCTTTGAGATTGCCTTCTTTGATTTTAGCTCCAAGCTCATCAATGCTTACTTTGGTCGATTTGCTCAATTCTTTTTGTCGGTTGTATTCATAACGTTTAGCAGCATATTCTCTTGCCTCTTTATCGGTTTTTACAGCAATGAGAATTTCACCTGCTTCAGCAACTTCGCTAAGTCCTACTATAACTCCGCATTCTCCGGGTTTAATCTCTTTTAAAGCTTTTCCTTGATCATCACTCATTGCACGAATTTTACCATAAGCCACACCTGCAACAACAATGCTTCCTATCTTTAATGTCCCATTTTGCACGATAATCGTTGCCACCGCACCGCGTCCTTTTTGCACAGAACTCTCAATCACGCTCGCTTTTGCAAAATTTTTTGGATTGGCTTTAAGCTCCAAAATATCGGCTTGTAAAAGCAGAGTTTCAAGCAAATCTTCAATGCCCTCTCCTGTTTTTGCAGAAACGGGTAAAAATTCATAAGAACCTCCCCATTCTACCGGAATAATATCCATTTCAGAAAGTTGGGTTTTCACCATATCCGGATTAGCTCCTTCTTTATCGATTTTATTAATCGCAATGATGATAGGAACATTAGCCGCCTTTGCGTGATTGATGGCTTCTTTGGTTTGAGGTTTTACTCCATCATCGGCTGCAACGACGATAATCGCTATATCAGTAATGCTTGCTCCCCTTGCACGCATTGCTGTAAAAGCTTCGTGTCCGGGTGTATCTATAAAAGTAATTTTGCGGTGATTTTTTTCCACCATATAAGCACCGACATGCTGTGTGATTCCTCCTGCTTCTGCACTTGCAATGCGACTTTTTCGTATATAATCAAGCAAAGAAGTTTTACCATGATCAACATGTCCCATAATCGTAATCACCGGTGCTCTAGCAAGTAAATCTTTTTCATTTTCAGCACTCTGATAATCTTTGACATAATCAAATGCATCTGCTTCATCGATGGTTTGAATTTCTATGCCAAATTCATCTGCTAAAATTTCAATGGCTTCTTCATCTAAAAAATCATTTTTTGTTGTCATTAAACCCAGCATAAAAAGCTTTGAAATCACTTCACTTGTGTTTTTTCCAATCTTATCCGCAAATTCATAGACACGAATTTCTTTAGGAATGGACACGCTTGTTATGGCTTCATTTTCCTTTTTTTCTACTCTTTTAGGCGGTTTTTTACGGCTTCTTCTTTGTATGCTACCCTCATTGAAATTGAAAGAATTTCCTAAAGATTGACGCAGAATTTGAGGCGGTTTTTTAAGAGTATTGACCGGTTTAATCTGTTCTTTAACACTAAAATCAGGTAAAACGACTTCATTTTCATTATCCAAAGAAATATCGGCAAAATCGTGATTGCTTAAAAAATCCATTTTTTGAGTGCTTTCTTTTTTCACAGCAGGAGCGGATTTTTTTTCTTTTTTCTTTTTCTTTAAATTTTCATCAACATTTGAAAAAATCATCGATAAGCTTAATTGTTCTTTGTTTTGAGACGTTTTGACCTCTTCTTTTTGATTGAGCTCCTCTCTTTCAATGTCTTTTTTTTTCTTAACAATCACAAGTCCGCGTCTTTTTGCTAAAGTTGCACTTGCTATGCTCGGAGTTTTGATTTCTTTGACAGGCTCTTCCTTAACGGATTCTTGTTTTAAGGACTCTTGTTTATTTTCTTCTTTTTTTGTTTCGCTGATTATTTTTGAGGGGATTTGATTTTCTTGTTTTGATTCAGACGCATTTATTTTTTTACTTTCTTTTTCAGTTTTACTTTGAGTGTTTTTAGAATTTTGGTTCTTTTTGGTTTTTGTCTTTTCTTCTTTTTTGTCTTCTTTATCTTTTTTTGGTGTTTTTGTGGATTTTTTAGCAGAATTTGACTTTGAATTTTTTTGAAAAACTTCGGGAATTTTTCCACTTTGTATGTACTCATAAATTGCACCTGCGATTTCTTCTTCGACAGCACTAGAGGCGGATTTTATATCCAGACCTAATTCTTTAACTTTTTCCAAAATTTCTTTGCTTGAGTATCCTGCCTCGTTTGCAATCTCATAAATTCTAATCTTTGCCATTTAAAATAACTCCTTTAAATTCTGCGGAATGATTTTTAGTTTTTTACACATTTTAGAAAATGCTTTATATAAAATTTTTTCTTCTTTTAAAGCACAAGTTTGACACAAATAAATTCCACGTCCTAATTTCACATTAACACAAAGTTTATTTGCATCCATGCTAAAGCGATTTAAAAGCCTTTTTTCAAAACGATTTTTACACACAATACACATTCTAACGGGTTGATGTTTTTTCAAAATTATATCTTTTTTTTTGGATTTTTCAACAAATTTCAAAACCTTTATTATCAAATTCTAAACATTCTATGCGAAAATTGCTGAATTTTTGTGTCATTTTTTGTATAAAAAAATTAACATTTTCTTTATAAACCAAAGAAAAAAAGCTTGAACCTGACCCTGAAAGCGTACTCATTAAAGCTTTATTTTCCAAAGCAAATTTTTGCACTTCAAAAAGCTCGGGTAAATTTTTCATTCTTTGCATTTGATGCAATTTATCCTTACTTGCAAGAGCTAAAAGCTCGTATTTTTTTTCTAAAAAACAGGCTGTTAAAAAAGAAGAATGAGAGAGATTAAACACGCAATCACTCAAGCTTAAATTTGCAGGTAAAGCCTCTCTGCTCTGCTCTGTATTCATTATAGCATCTGGTATGACGATAATGGCTCTTAAATTCTCATCAATGTCTTTTTTAATACTATAAACCTTATTTTCTTCAACAATTGAACATACAAAACCTCCAAGAATGGCAGGAGCGATATTATCCGGATGAGTTTCATAGTTTAAAGCCTCATTTAAAATTTTTTCCTTTTCTATCTTAAAACCGCTCATCGCATAAGCACCTACAATCGCACCTACAATTGTTGCAGAAGAACTGCCAAGCCCACGCGATAAGGGAATATTGTTTTTAAAAATAAAGCGAAAATGATTTTTTTGTCCGCTTAATTTTTGATAAATTTCATTAAAAATTTGGATAAAAATATTGTTCTTTTTCAAATGGATATTATCACTTCCTTCTCCGCTCACACTAAGGCTTGAAACATTTGATTTGTAAATTTCTATTTCATTAAAAAGTCCAAGACTCAATCCCAAACAATCAAAACCCGGTCCTAAATTCGCACTCGTAGCGGGAACTAAAATTTTCAAATTTTATCCTATAACTGCATCTAAAAAATAAAAGGGTAGATTATCATTTTTTAGATTAAGTTCTTGTAAATTTTGGGGCAAAAAAAACTTAGCGGGAGTGTTTTTTTCTAAAACAATCTCTCCATTTTTATAAATAAAGCATAAATTTTTATTCGCACTGATAGGCTTAAAGCCATTAAGCTCAAATGCACTTACCGCAAATAAAGGGATATTTTTAACCAAACTTAAGGTTTTTAAACTCACATAAGAAATTTTAATCCCCATAAAAGAACCCGGTCCATTAGCATAAATCAAACGCGAAAATTCAAATTCTTTGAGTAAAATTTGTAGAATTTTTGGCACAAATTCATCAGCTTTTTCTTCACTCTCATAACTTTTTATGAGTTTCTCACCTTCATAAATTCCAAGCATTAAGGGCTTAGAAAGCCCATTGAGTAAAAGAGTGAATTTTTTTATGCAAAGACCTTTTCATAAGCTTTTTCATAATTTTTGCTAAGAGTTACAACTTCATAAGCATCTTTATCTTCAAGCAAAGCCTTAGTCAGCAAATGATTAAGATGATGACTTCCTGCATAAGAAATATAATCCCCAAAAACACGGCTTCCAAGTAGGGTTAAATCTCCTATTGCATCTAAAATTTTATGACGCACAAATTCATCTTTAAATCTTAAGCCTTCAGGGTTTAAAATGCGATTATCATCTATGACTATGGTATTTTCTAAACTTCCTCCAAGCCCTAAATTCATAGCTCTTAAGGCTTTAACATCTTTTAAAAATCCAAAAGTTCTTGCACGGGCAATCTCTTCTATATAGTTTTTTTTGCTGAATTCAAAACAATAATTTTGCTCACCAATGACCGCATTATCAAATTTAATGGTATAATTAATTTTAGGGATTTTACTTGGAATAAGCTTTACAAATTTATGCCCCTCTTTTACCTCAATAGCCTTTTTAATCACTATGATTTTTTTAGGAGCATCAAGCTCTTTAATCCCTGCTTCATCAAGCATCATACAAAAACTAATGCTACTTCCGTCCATTACAGGAGCTTCGTTTGCATTAAGCACGATGCGGATATTGTCAATCCCATACGCATTGATGGCACTCATTAAATGCTCGATTGTAGAAACATAGCCCCTATTATCTCCTATCACGGTCGCCATTTGTGTATTAATCACATTGTTAGGTTCTGCCTTGTAGCTTATATTTAAATCTTTTCTAAAAAAAACTATGCCACTATTTGCTTCTAAGGGCTCAAGCATAATCTCTATAGGTTCTCCTTTATGAAGTCCTATACCTACGCCTTTTACAGCTTTTGCTAAAGTTATTTGTTTCATTTGTTTTCACCTATCTTTTTCTTTGCTTCATTTAAAACTTTATAAATATTATTTTCTATCCATTTTCTATCCTGCCATTGTTCAGGTCTTGTTTCTACACCTTGAACTAAAACTCCAAAATGCAAATGATCCCCTAAGGCTAAACCGCTTGTTCCGGTATTTGCAATCACACTTAAAGCATGACTTGTCTCACCCTCATTAACATTTTTCGAAGAACAATGCCCATAAAGACTATAAATTCCAAATCCATGATAAAGGATTAAATTTAAACCATAAATTCCGTTTTCATTTGCAAAAACAACTTCTCCTTCATTGTTATTAATAATCGGTGCTCGTGCCACACTCGCTAAATCTAAGCCCATATGATAAGAATCGCTGACAAATTCTCCTTTATAAGAATAAAATCTATGGTCTGCAAAATCTGCTACCTTAGCTCCATTCTTAAGTGGCAAGAAAAGTTTAAGATTAAAATTATCCAACTTGTCTTCTTTGATTTCGGAGGTGATTTTATGGATTAAATCTTCATTGATAGAGCGTAAAGTTTCATTAACGAATTTAAATTTGCCAAGAAGACTTAAATTATTATCTTTTGGGGCGTATTGCTCTGCTAAATCGTGAATTTTTCCCTCTAAAAATTGATCGCTTAGATTAATGTTTGAAGTGCGGTATTTGCGGTTTAAAAGGGCATATTTTATTGCTTGTTTTGAAATGTTTCCAGCTTTATCTTTGGCAACAACAAAGGCTTTAAATTCCTCATCTCTTGCATCCCAAGCAATCAAAGCAGCATAATACCCTTCTTTAACATAAGGGAGGGCTTTAAAAATTTTATTGCGATTTGTTTGTATATAAACTTCGTCTAAATTTTCATCACTACTGCTAAAAACCACACTAGCCGCCCCACCCTTTTCAATCTGATAAGAATGGCTTAAAATATCGATTTTAGGACTTGTTTTATCAACCACAACAAGGATTTGTTTTTGAATTTTATTGCCAAAAAAATTCCAAAAACTTCTATCACCGACTTCAACTTCTAAAATATAAGATTTAATCTTTTCTTTATAGGCAGATTTTGGAAGCTTAACCTGCAGAGTGAGGTCTTTTTTATCTTTAATTTTTTCATCAAGTAAAATTAAGCCCGAATCGTTGCTGTCTTTTTTTAGAATGATTTTTACATTTTTAATCCCACTATTTTCATCTTTAATATCAAGCGAAATAGGATTTTCAAGATTATTATAAATCAAGTCTTGAGATAAAATTTGAGGGTGTTTTTTTTCAAAAAAATTGCTTTTAAACACGAAAAACCCGATGATAACAAATAAAACTAAAATCAATCCATAAAATTTTGTTCTTTTTCTCACTTAAATACCCTAAAAACTTTCAATGCTTAACAAATTTTATAATTTTTAAGAAAATGTTAGGTTAATATTCGCTTAATTGTATCAAAAATTATAAAATTTCTCTGAGTTTGTTTGCTTTACCCATCCATTTTTTAAGTTCATCAAAACGATTTTCTTGTATCATTTTTTTGCACGTATCAAGCTCCTTTTCAAAGCACTCTATTGATTTTAGGACATTGTCTTTATTTTGTTCAAAAATACTGCCCCACATTATAGGAGAGGATTTTGCAATGCGACTCATTCCTTTAAAAGAACTGCCGCCTAAATGCACGATATTGCGTTTATTTTCTTCTTTCATCACAAAATTCGCCAAAGAAAAACTGATAACATGGGGCAAATGTGAGATGATGGCTGTGTGATGATCATGTGCAAAACTATCCATAAAAACAATCTTCATTCCCAAATGAGAAAAAATTTCCACCGCTCTTTTTTGATGCAAATCATCGGCAACCTCACTATCGCAAAGTATGCAAACAGCGTCTTTGTAAAGCTCTTTAAAAGCTGCTTTTGGACCGCTATTTTCTGTACCTGCCATAGGATGAGCAAAAAGAGTTTGTTTAAGGAGTTCTTTTGGTAAGCTTTCTATAATCTTTCTTTTTGTGCTTCCAAGCTCTATAATGGTTGTATTTTTAGGAAGTTTTCTTAAATCCTGTAAAATTTTTATAATGGCATCAACAGGAGTGGCAATAAAAATAATATCACAAATTTTAAGATTTTTAAATGAAATTAATTCGTGTATAAGTCCTAGATTCAGTGCATCTTGCTCATTTTGTTTGTCAATATCAAGTCCATAAACAGCACTGATGAGTTTATTTTCCTTTAAACAAAGCCCTAAAGAACCGCCAATAAGCCCAAGTCCTATAATTGCTATTTTCATAAATTTTTCCTTAATAATCATATTGTTAAATGTTTTTTGTTATTATACTAAACTTTAATATTTTTTTAGGTAAATAAGGTATGAAAAAAATCATTAGCATTTGTGTTTTTTGCACCTTTTCAAGTGCAGCAATTCTTAAAGAAATTCGATTTAATGGACTTCATAGTCTTTCTTATAGCACAGCATTGAATATTATGGACTTAAAAACCGGTGAAGAAATCAGCGAGGCAAAAATCAATACAGGCATTCTTAATCTTTACAAACAAAATTATTTTAAAAATATTGTCGCTGAAGAAGAAAATGGAATTTTAAATATAACGCTTGTTGAAAAACCAAGTATAGCTAAAATCACCATCACAGGTATAGCCTCAAATGATAGAAAGCAAGTAGAAAGCATTTTGGGTATAAAAAGAGGAAGTTTGTTTGATGAAGTGAGTGCAAAAGAAGCGAGTGAGAGGATTAAAGCCTTTTATGACAATAAAAGCTTTTTTGATACAGTTGTGGAATTTAAACTTAAATCCTTAGAAAATACAGAGGGTTTAGAGCTTGAATTTATAGTCAATCGTGGTGAAAACATAGTCATTGACAAGGTTCATCTTAGTGGAAGTAAAGAATTGTCTTATTCAGACATTGAGCCTGCAATTATAAACAAAGAAAAAGAATTTATGGGCTGGATGTGGGGAAGAAATGATGGAAAACTTAAAATTTTCGAACTTGCAAATGATAGTTCAAGAATCACAGATGAATATATGAAAAAAGGGTATTTAGATGTGCAAGTTTCGCCCCCTTATCTTAAAACTTATACTGATATTTATAGAGCGGATTTGACCTATTTCATTAAAGAAAATGAACCCTATAAAATTGTCAGCATTTCGATAGAAAATCCTTTATTTGATGAAGAAACGAATGCACAAACTGCTAAAGATTTACAATCTCAAGTCGGTAAAATCATCAATATAGAAAAGGTTAGAGAGGATATAAAAACCATAGAAACGCAAAGTGCTGATCTTGGTTATGCCTTTGTTGAAGTTTTGCCTGACATTCAAAAAGACAGAGAAAAATTAGAGGTTTCACTGATTTTTAGAGTCATTCCTCATGAAAAAGTGCATATAAGAAATGTTATCATTTCTGGAAATTCTCGCACAGTGGATAGAGTTGTCCGCCGTGAGCTTTTCATCACTGAAGGAGAGCTTTATAACCGAACAGATTTAACCGATTCTAAGAATGCTTTAAGGAGAACTTCGTATTTTGACAATGTTGAGATTAAAGAAGAAAAAGTTAATGATACCGAAGTTGATTTAGTTGTTGAAGTTAAAGAGGCTTCAACAGGGTCAATTGGCGGAGGTATAGGTTATAGCTCAAGCGATGGCATACTTTTAAATGCTTCATTGTCTGATACTAATATCTTTGGGTCAGGTTTTAAAAGCTCGGTTTTTATAGATAAAAGCGATGAAACCTTGTCGGGAAGAATTTCTTTGATTGAACCAAGATTGTTTGATTCGCTCTATAGTTTAGGCGGTTCAATCTATGCTAATGACTATGATTGGGACAATTATTCTGAAAGAAGTTATGGTTTTGATTTAACCTTAGGAAGACAATTTGCACGATATTTTAATGCGAGTTTAACCTACAATCTTGAACAAAGTGATATTTATCGCTTAAGCCCTACCCTTCGCAGAACAGGTTACGAACTTGGCAAAACTTATAAAAGCTCTGTTACTCCAGCAATTTCTTTTAATAATACCGATGATTATTATTTGCCGCGTTCAGGTTTTATTGCTTCAACAGCTCTTGAATATGCAGGTGTTGGCGGGGACCAAAAATTCTTATATTCAAGCTCTAAATTTAATTTTTATCAAGGTTTAGAAGAATTTATAGGTTATGACTTAATATATCGCTATAAAGCAAGTTTTTATAAGGTTTGGGATAATGGTTATTTACCTATCAATCAAAGAATTTATCTTGGTGGCATACGCTCTATTCGTGGATACGACACTCGCTCCGTCAGCCCAAAAAATCAATGGGGAGATGAAGTAGGTGGCACGATAGCCTTTGCAAACTCTGTAGAATTAAGTTTTCCTTTAATCAATAGAGTCAAGCTTAGAGGAAGTATGTTTTTTGATTATGGAGCTATAGGACGCAAAAATATTGATGAAATTCAAAGAATGAGTACAGGTGTAGGTATAGAGTGGATTACTCCTATAGGACCTTTACAACTCATTTTTGCTAAACCTATCAATGACAAACCCGGAGATGACACAAATGTCTTTGAATTTTCTATTGGAACAAGATTTTAATGAAATTTAATATTTAAATCAAAGAATTTTGCTATAATTTTAAGAAAATTAAATCAGGTGATTTTATGAATTTTATAGATATTTTTTCCAAAATTAGAAAAAAACAATCTAATCCTAATGAAGCTCCAAACCATTGGGTTAAATGCCCAAATTGTCATTCTTTAATCTATGATAAAGAAATACAAACTTGTTTTAATGTTTGTCCAAAATGCAATTATCATATGAGAATTTCAGCTAAAGAAAGAATTGAACTTTTAAGTGATGAAGGCAGTTTTGT
Encoded here:
- a CDS encoding adenylyltransferase/cytidyltransferase family protein, which translates into the protein MKRCLAVGVFDLFHYGHLRLFKQIKQKEKNSKLIVAIQKDAFVFKYKPQIKLFYNENQRKEILNSIKEIDELIFYTEVNQIVKEVEFDIFCVGEDQIHKGFEEAILYCKSKNKKILRIKRTPHISSSDIREYLNHQKYNSNEIWG
- a CDS encoding DUF2972 domain-containing protein, which encodes MLCKKHLSFLLGNAFIKAHKQIFTGGYFRLYSFINEARKEYNEFSNLKLKLRAFENPIIIENFSLHTLKFIFENLEKINQWLDSDLFEKEFSHFQRKPLINPHQCDYKNIPALCAWELNLPLPPLYDLILISGSRSGHNAILNFFEQCEAKRAKDHLPIDLKIIYTHFYDFLLDSNHTNFFKILPFIQYAGSKYSIKEYKSYCEFFIHKSPCLVQVRDPFIKLLLANNRWNKPNAVYRFTLKDDLNAILDRIYYAWSGQNSLENALNYLCSLEFLRQASAIKGLNCISDIHFVDTDNELMPNNAFETMKKLALKYKLNPPKDRDFFEGLIEENLFALLPLTLSLNYQDVLTYLNKEDLQALPKYRNSWDKTKFKVDLLITAYQFMKLSKNQRDYIDISEQILGQKNWLYEGSDIRIYANKNEYKCYFDELLCEAAKKYFKYFQKELMKRNEIEKAKRFSIEDILEYLNQNSILKFKLKTILDQELESIKKMRPDIVDTWIYYKKFEKSFNRE
- a CDS encoding DUF448 domain-containing protein, translating into MKKHQPVRMCIVCKNRFEKRLLNRFSMDANKLCVNVKLGRGIYLCQTCALKEEKILYKAFSKMCKKLKIIPQNLKELF
- the thrB gene encoding homoserine kinase, which translates into the protein MKILVPATSANLGPGFDCLGLSLGLFNEIEIYKSNVSSLSVSGEGSDNIHLKKNNIFIQIFNEIYQKLSGQKNHFRFIFKNNIPLSRGLGSSSATIVGAIVGAYAMSGFKIEKEKILNEALNYETHPDNIAPAILGGFVCSIVEENKVYSIKKDIDENLRAIIVIPDAIMNTEQSREALPANLSLSDCVFNLSHSSFLTACFLEKKYELLALASKDKLHQMQRMKNLPELFEVQKFALENKALMSTLSGSGSSFFSLVYKENVNFFIQKMTQKFSNFRIECLEFDNKGFEIC
- a CDS encoding class I SAM-dependent methyltransferase; this encodes MDNQKALEYWKNLSKTPDLTQESVKVNKINNHYKEDANFILRFTDKNTDILDLGAGSGGALNLYYNKINFVLAVEKFKEFSNLIVRADNVAIINADIKDFDTNKKFDLVLLFGVMQFFNEQESKQIYTKCKKFLQKEGGGNPNY
- the rbfA gene encoding 30S ribosome-binding factor RbfA — its product is MNPSELKKLRTESVLRELIPRALAHLDDELLKNLCVVDVECRKGRYDAFVYIDKMSFDAKEQEQILTHLKKATKILQNYCMSEQGWYKSPYLHFKFDDRLEYQNRMDFLFEKIKKDRNES
- the infB gene encoding translation initiation factor IF-2; the protein is MAKIRIYEIANEAGYSSKEILEKVKELGLDIKSASSAVEEEIAGAIYEYIQSGKIPEVFQKNSKSNSAKKSTKTPKKDKEDKKEEKTKTKKNQNSKNTQSKTEKESKKINASESKQENQIPSKIISETKKEENKQESLKQESVKEEPVKEIKTPSIASATLAKRRGLVIVKKKKDIEREELNQKEEVKTSQNKEQLSLSMIFSNVDENLKKKKKEKKSAPAVKKESTQKMDFLSNHDFADISLDNENEVVLPDFSVKEQIKPVNTLKKPPQILRQSLGNSFNFNEGSIQRRSRKKPPKRVEKKENEAITSVSIPKEIRVYEFADKIGKNTSEVISKLFMLGLMTTKNDFLDEEAIEILADEFGIEIQTIDEADAFDYVKDYQSAENEKDLLARAPVITIMGHVDHGKTSLLDYIRKSRIASAEAGGITQHVGAYMVEKNHRKITFIDTPGHEAFTAMRARGASITDIAIIVVAADDGVKPQTKEAINHAKAANVPIIIAINKIDKEGANPDMVKTQLSEMDIIPVEWGGSYEFLPVSAKTGEGIEDLLETLLLQADILELKANPKNFAKASVIESSVQKGRGAVATIIVQNGTLKIGSIVVAGVAYGKIRAMSDDQGKALKEIKPGECGVIVGLSEVAEAGEILIAVKTDKEAREYAAKRYEYNRQKELSKSTKVSIDELGAKIKEGNLKALPIILKADVQGSLEALKASLEKLRNDEIKVNIIHSGVGGITQSDIELASASENSIVLGFNIRPTGEIKEKARDKGVEIKTYNVIYNLIDDVKALLSGMMSPIVSEEQLGQAEIRQIISVPKIGQIAGCIVSEGVINRGAKIRLIREGVVIFEGNVSSLKRFKDDVREVAKGYECGVGIEGCEDMRVGDYIESYKEIEKSAEL